GCACCGGCCACACCACCAATCACAATATTTTGTGGCGTTGCGCGCTTTAATATCAGGGTATAAACAACCGCATAACCAAATAAACCGACCAGTGTTAAATAAGCCGTTAATGTGTTCACCGCAAACAGTAATAATAAAAAACCGCTCATGGCGAGTATGCAAGCAAAAATAATGGCCTGTTGGTTAGTCAATCGCCCTTTGGGCAAGGGGCGCATATAAGTACGAGCCATTTGTGCATCAATTTTTTGATCCAGCACATGATTAAATGCCGCTGCAGCTCCCGAGACCAAAGCAATGCCACTGCTTGCCGTTACAATAAGCCAGGGATCAGGCCATCCAGGGCTTGCCAGCATCATTCCTACAACTGCCGTCAACACCAACAATGCTACAACTTTAGGTTTGGTTAGTTGATAGTAGGCCTGAAAAAGTTGATTTAACTGTGCACGTCCATTAACCCAAGGTGATGCTGTTTTCAGGGTGGTCATTTTATGTCTCCCGCTGAAATAAAAATGCTACAGCCATACAATCCCGCGCATTAATTAATAATTGTTTTTCCCGGTGCAACCTGTGTAATAACAGGCGCTGTAACCGGCGTTGGATTAGTCGCTATTTGACGCAACTGTATTTTTCGTAACTGCATTTGTCGCAAAAACACCAGCAACAACATCAATAACAGTGCCGCCACCAGGTTATGTGCAACGGCATTCCACAGCGGCACCAACATGACAATATTGATTAGTCCCAGCATCACTTGAACCAATAATAATATTGCCATGGCGACTACCAGCCGCCTCATAAATACACCTCGCGCACGGCGCCAAGACCATATTAAAAATGCGCCAAACACAAGAAGCGTGCATATAGCGCCGATACGATGCAGCACATGAATACTCATACGCGCCTCATAAGGCAGCACACCGTATTCATAGGTTTCATGCCCCAATGGCAAATGAAAAACCAGCGATAGCGAAAATCGCTCTTGCCAACCTGCCTCACAAAACGGTAATTGACTGCACACTGCCGCCGCATAGTTTGTTGATGTCCAACCTCCCAACGTAATTTGGGCAATCAGTACCAGTAACACCACATAACCAAACCCTAATCCAGCGGACAATGCTGGCTCTGTTGCACGTGTATTGCTACTGGTGGTTGCAGTAGCAATAACCTGCTGTTGACGCCAATAGATTTCTGCGCGTAATAATGCCAATAAACACAACAGCGCAAATCCACCAAGCAAATGCGCTAATACAATCAGGGGTAATAAATTCAGTGTGACAGTCCACATGCCCAATGCCGCTTGAAAGATTACCAACAGCAATAATCCTGTCGCGAGCAAGCGATATTGTTTCAGGTAATAACTGCCAAAAAAAATCGCTGCTATCGCCAGACCGAGTAAACCGGCAATATACCGATGCAACATTTCATTGCGCGCTTTATAAGGGTCAACCTCAAGGTGAGGAAACTGCGCCTGTGCTGCTGCAATATGGTGATCCAATACCGGCGCGTGAAACTTTCCATAACAGCCCGGCCAATCAGGACACCCCAATCCTGCATCGGTTAGGCGCGTGTAAGCACCGAGCGCAATGACCATCAGGGTTAGCAGCAAAGTACAGTTGACCAGCACAGAAAAACGCTTCATTGTTGACTCCTGTTGTTCCGATTCCTTTTTTGTTATCTATGTCCCTTTTCTGTCATAGTTAAGCAATCGCAACAAATCCGTACGAATATCTTTTGTGACTATTTCCATGTGCGCGGCATCGCTATTAATCGGATAGCGCAACAACGCCAAGCCATCGCGATTCACAATCACAATCTGGTCGTGCAATTCATCGCTCACATCTTTGTTAAGGTTATTTTCTGGCGATTGCCACACAATGGCAGAAAATTTTCCAAGTGCCACTGGGCGATTATTGGCAATAACCAATGGTTGAATATTCACTTGCTTGCGCCCGAGGCCAGTGTAGAGCTGCTGCAAGCCATAAAGTGCCTGCTCGCAGGATTGTGCGCAGTTTTCCGGTGCGATGTATACCAAACGCCACGCTGCCCCGTGCAGATCGGCATCGGGCAATAATTCAATTTCACGCTCTAACCAATAGCCTTTATTGACCGCACTGTGGCTGAACCAGCCCATAGCCAAGCTCAATTTGGCTGCAGCCAGTGGCACTAATGCACACAATAAAAACAAACTGAAAAATTT
The nucleotide sequence above comes from Cellvibrio sp. PSBB023. Encoded proteins:
- a CDS encoding heme A synthase, coding for MKRFSVLVNCTLLLTLMVIALGAYTRLTDAGLGCPDWPGCYGKFHAPVLDHHIAAAQAQFPHLEVDPYKARNEMLHRYIAGLLGLAIAAIFFGSYYLKQYRLLATGLLLLVIFQAALGMWTVTLNLLPLIVLAHLLGGFALLCLLALLRAEIYWRQQQVIATATTSSNTRATEPALSAGLGFGYVVLLVLIAQITLGGWTSTNYAAAVCSQLPFCEAGWQERFSLSLVFHLPLGHETYEYGVLPYEARMSIHVLHRIGAICTLLVFGAFLIWSWRRARGVFMRRLVVAMAILLLVQVMLGLINIVMLVPLWNAVAHNLVAALLLMLLLVFLRQMQLRKIQLRQIATNPTPVTAPVITQVAPGKTIIN
- the cyoE gene encoding heme o synthase, with product MTTLKTASPWVNGRAQLNQLFQAYYQLTKPKVVALLVLTAVVGMMLASPGWPDPWLIVTASSGIALVSGAAAAFNHVLDQKIDAQMARTYMRPLPKGRLTNQQAIIFACILAMSGFLLLLFAVNTLTAYLTLVGLFGYAVVYTLILKRATPQNIVIGGVAGALPPVLGWTSVTGSVSGEALLLMMIIFAWTPPHFWALAIHRVNDYARANIPMLPVTHGIAFTKTLILLYTFLLMVVCWLPYLIGMTGLLYLLSSLVLNMLFIRHAWRLKFAAQATTAMDTFRFSILHLMLLFLALLVDHYVLIFWYEGSIL